The Nocardia bhagyanarayanae region GACGAACACCCAGCGCGGGCGTATCTCGCCCATGAAGAACAACGAACGGAAGCCGAGAGTATGCGAATCGCGTTGTTGACGGCCGGAACCCGGGGCGATCACCAGCCGTATCTGGCACTGGCCGACGAATTCGGTTCGCGCGGACACGACGTCGAGATGACCGCCACCGAGAACTACGCCGACGTGGTGCGTCGCGCGGGTCTGGAACCGCACGTCATCCCGTTCAATTCCGCCGAACTGCTGGAAACGCCTGCGGCCAAGCGAGCACTCTCCTCGGGGAAGACGCTGCCGTTCGTCCGGATCATGCTCGACACGGTCAAGATCATGGCGGGGGAGCGCGGCGAGCGGATGCACGAAGCGCTCAGCGGCGCTTGCGAATCGGCCGATGTGATCGTCTCGTGCGCCTCCACGCTGCCCTGGGCGATGGAGCGTGCCGAGAAGACCGGTCAGACCGTGGTGGGCTGTCTGCCGTACCCGCTGGAGCGCACCGGACAGTTCCCGTCGTCGTTCATGGTCAAGCGGATGATCTCGTCGCGGCGACTACGGCTGGCCAGCTACTCGGCGTTCGAAATGGCGTACGGCCTGGCGTATCACCGGGTGGATCGGCGGGTGCGCGAGATGATGGAGTTGCCCGGCAAGCCGCGAAATCCGTTCCGGCGCATGCGTGAAGACGGTATTCCGCTGGTGCACATGGTGAGTCCGGTGCTGCTGCCGAAACCGGCCGACTGGTCCGATCGTTCGACCGTCGTCGGCGCGCCGATCATGCCCGCGCGGCAGCGTGCGGCATGGGGCGAGGCGATGGTCGATCCGGCGCTGACCGAATGGCTCGACGAGGGCGAGCCGCCGATCTACTTCTGCATGACCGGTATGCCGATCCTCGATCCCGCCGGTTGCTGTGATCTCATCGCCGC contains the following coding sequences:
- a CDS encoding glycosyltransferase, with amino-acid sequence MRIALLTAGTRGDHQPYLALADEFGSRGHDVEMTATENYADVVRRAGLEPHVIPFNSAELLETPAAKRALSSGKTLPFVRIMLDTVKIMAGERGERMHEALSGACESADVIVSCASTLPWAMERAEKTGQTVVGCLPYPLERTGQFPSSFMVKRMISSRRLRLASYSAFEMAYGLAYHRVDRRVREMMELPGKPRNPFRRMREDGIPLVHMVSPVLLPKPADWSDRSTVVGAPIMPARQRAAWGEAMVDPALTEWLDEGEPPIYFCMTGMPILDPAGCCDLIAAVCRRLGARALVTVRGDGFPRGAGYDRKLFVLDSFDYDRVLPRCRAVVHHGGSGNTHDVLRAGLPAVIIGVHSDQFFYGWRISELGIGADFPYPSLTEDRLHDALVRTLTPEASRRAKELGRAVSAENGVRATADAVERLAVAASA